One Pararhizobium capsulatum DSM 1112 DNA segment encodes these proteins:
- the repA gene encoding plasmid partitioning protein RepA encodes MRRQLSSLDFMQTFSGKLELALKNLSMAQFPPDASRTMRKFASSEVAELLDVTEAYIRQISLKEKGPTPEVTANGRRLYTLEQVLELRTYLSEHGRKKWINPRRIEGEECQIIAVTNFKGGSSKTSTTIHLAHFLALKGYRVLALDLDPQASLTSLHGSLPGFDAREGDTLFSAIRFDDPVPTKQLIHKTHLVGLDVICAGLDLTEFETSVALEMRKSGGTSFLLRVSQALEQVADDYDVILMDSAPSLNFLTLSSLTAATGVLIPVPAHMLDVDSTGKFLELAASYMQILSDMGTSAQWDFAKFLVTKFEPNDHPQANMTALMRQVFGEDLLLNMVIKSAAVADALTWKQSLYEVQRARFSAPKTYDRAMESINAANSEIENLLWRSWGRE; translated from the coding sequence ATGCGTCGCCAACTGAGTAGCCTGGATTTTATGCAGACCTTTTCCGGAAAGCTGGAATTGGCGCTGAAAAATTTGAGTATGGCTCAATTCCCGCCTGATGCCAGTCGAACGATGCGGAAGTTTGCATCGTCTGAAGTTGCCGAACTTCTTGACGTTACCGAAGCCTATATCAGGCAGATTTCTCTCAAGGAAAAAGGGCCGACGCCGGAGGTAACGGCTAATGGTCGGCGCTTGTATACGCTTGAGCAAGTGCTCGAACTGAGAACGTACCTGTCTGAACATGGCAGAAAGAAGTGGATAAATCCTCGCCGGATTGAGGGCGAGGAGTGCCAGATTATTGCCGTGACGAATTTTAAGGGCGGTTCGAGCAAAACCTCGACGACGATCCATCTGGCGCATTTCCTGGCGTTGAAAGGCTACCGTGTTCTGGCCTTGGATCTCGATCCGCAGGCGTCACTGACGAGCTTGCACGGATCCCTGCCGGGCTTCGATGCCCGCGAGGGCGATACGCTGTTCTCGGCCATTCGTTTTGACGATCCAGTCCCCACAAAGCAGTTGATTCACAAAACCCACCTTGTCGGCCTAGATGTGATCTGCGCTGGCTTGGATCTCACCGAGTTCGAAACATCGGTGGCACTCGAGATGAGAAAGAGCGGCGGCACCAGTTTCCTCCTGCGCGTTTCGCAGGCGCTGGAACAGGTGGCAGACGACTACGATGTGATCCTGATGGATTCAGCGCCCTCGCTGAACTTTCTCACGCTTTCCTCTCTTACGGCTGCGACAGGTGTGCTTATTCCGGTTCCGGCACACATGCTCGATGTGGATTCAACCGGCAAGTTTCTGGAACTCGCTGCGTCCTACATGCAGATCCTGAGCGACATGGGGACATCCGCGCAATGGGACTTTGCAAAGTTTCTTGTGACAAAATTCGAACCCAACGATCATCCTCAAGCCAATATGACGGCCCTCATGCGGCAAGTTTTTGGCGAGGACCTGCTCTTGAACATGGTCATAAAATCTGCCGCAGTGGCCGACGCGCTGACGTGGAAACAAAGCCTATACGAGGTTCAGCGTGCCAGATTTTCCGCGCCGAAAACCTATGATCGGGCGATGGAATCCATCAATGCGGCAAATTCGGAAATTGAGAATTTGCTCTGGAGATCGTGGGGGCGGGAATGA